A genomic region of Mesorhizobium sp. NZP2077 contains the following coding sequences:
- a CDS encoding BA14K family protein, with product MISLFSSTVKSGLIALGIVSGIAAPSAAGPILQPDLSIPASTAAPTVTPVRDGWAGGNDDWRWRRHDWRRNWSRGNWNGGNWNGGGDDWRWRQGRRHYHGGYDDGAAAVLGLGLGLGLGSMYNNYDYYAPPPRRYYRAGRLSNAHVRWCYNRYRSYRAYDNTFQPYNGPRQQCWSPYS from the coding sequence ATGATTTCGCTCTTTTCTTCCACCGTAAAATCCGGGCTGATTGCGCTCGGCATTGTCTCCGGCATTGCGGCACCGTCGGCCGCCGGACCGATCCTGCAGCCGGATCTGTCGATTCCCGCCAGCACCGCGGCACCTACGGTCACGCCGGTTCGTGATGGCTGGGCGGGCGGCAACGACGACTGGAGATGGCGCCGCCATGACTGGCGTCGCAACTGGAGCCGCGGCAATTGGAACGGCGGCAATTGGAACGGCGGAGGTGACGATTGGCGCTGGCGCCAAGGTCGCCGTCACTATCACGGTGGCTATGACGATGGCGCTGCCGCGGTTTTGGGCCTTGGTCTGGGGCTCGGGCTTGGCAGCATGTACAACAACTACGATTACTATGCGCCACCGCCGCGCCGCTACTATCGCGCCGGGCGACTTTCCAACGCCCATGTCCGGTGGTGCTACAACAGGTACCGGTCGTATCGCGCTTACGACAACACGTTCCAGCCCTATAACGGCCCGCGCCAGCAGTGCTGGTCGCCTTATAGCTGA